The following are from one region of the Pseudomonadota bacterium genome:
- the npdG gene encoding NADPH-dependent F420 reductase, which translates to MTIAIIGGTGPQGQGLAKRFARAGVPVVLGSRDGARAADVAANLVAALPPGAAAITGEDNAGAARAADEIVLLAVPWSGHNATLEALRAELTGKILVDIVVPLKEGDPKKVDMPEEGSATEAAQALLGDDVPVVGALHNVSAHTLNDLDATLNCDVLVCGNKLEPRKKVMALIESLGVTAYNAGDAEAARCIEAITPILIRINISKAVPFSHAGIRIWAPDH; encoded by the coding sequence GGGCCTGGCGAAACGCTTTGCACGGGCCGGTGTGCCCGTGGTGTTGGGTTCGCGTGACGGTGCGCGGGCTGCCGACGTGGCTGCGAACCTGGTGGCGGCATTGCCGCCGGGGGCGGCGGCAATCACCGGCGAAGACAATGCAGGGGCGGCTCGGGCAGCGGATGAAATCGTGTTGCTTGCCGTGCCCTGGTCCGGGCACAACGCGACGCTTGAAGCGCTGCGGGCCGAGTTGACAGGCAAAATACTCGTCGACATTGTGGTGCCCTTGAAAGAGGGCGACCCGAAGAAAGTCGACATGCCCGAGGAGGGCTCGGCAACCGAGGCTGCACAAGCCTTGCTCGGCGACGACGTGCCGGTGGTGGGCGCGCTGCACAACGTCTCGGCCCACACCTTGAACGACCTCGACGCCACGCTGAACTGCGACGTGTTGGTGTGTGGCAACAAGCTGGAGCCGCGAAAGAAAGTCATGGCCTTGATCGAGTCACTCGGGGTCACCGCCTACAATGCCGGGGACGCAGAGGCGGCGCGCTGCATCGAGGCCATCACGCCCATCCTCATCCGTATCAACATCTCCAAGGCGGTGCCTTTCAGCCACGCGGGCATTCGCATTTGGGCGCCTGACCACTGA